One Salminus brasiliensis chromosome 5, fSalBra1.hap2, whole genome shotgun sequence DNA segment encodes these proteins:
- the pks1 gene encoding phenolphthiocerol/phthiocerol polyketide synthase subunit C: MDDDIAVVGIGCNFPGGEGLDNFWTVLVNGRNCAVEIPEERFDVSHWYDPDDSVLGKTQTTKAAFIDGFNDFDHKFFGISEDEANFMDPQQKLLLQCSYRALEDSGIPMEKVSGSRTGVYIGLMNRDYETILNNSPGTINHFNGTGTAMSIAANRISYTFNLTGPSFAIDSACSSSLVALHSACQAIRQGDCEMALCGGVSCILEPRVFVALSKAKMISPGGTSKPFSNTADGYGRGEGCGILLLKPLKKALHDVDHIWGIICKTAVNQDGHAVTPMTKPSMVQQEELLNRIYSAETYRSDVQYIEAHGTGTPVGDPIEAGSISNVIAKARPAGFGPLCIGSVKSNIGHTESAAGVAGLIKVLLMMKHETIVPSVFYSEESSGIDSKALNLRVPTKAEKWHCTGSLGRVAGINSFGFGGTNAHAIIREYTHATTFNLNNLNSRKLFPLSAATSKSLEMCIADTYQRISTDTKTDIRTLLYTSACRRSHMKHKYRKVFVAASLSDLEEQLKSNLNKEIVPAKSDLRVVFIFCGNGVSYRGMCKQLLREEPIFREKVMEIENVFQNYRGLSILQKINSFDNDDFSKPDVVQPLLFATQVAIAYLLKHWGVRPTAVLGHSMGEVAAAHCSGLLSLEDAVKVIYYRSVLQCKVTGGKMLVVGNIAVPDILKLLPTYRGKVCLAAVNSPVSCVLSGEKDAVESVYQMLKTTFTAKNLFLHVLEVPAAYHSHMMNPILSRIKDSIGSLNEHEMECELFSTVTGKTCCPGDFVTGDYWARNIRNPVAFEQAVKAVANNQKTIIFVEIGPRRALQRNIVETLGNDTLVLSSVQPDKDHDTLLTTVSKLWELGVCVNWDQFYSGFESPPTSYPKYQFDCLKKEVYFEDVRQGHKVMSRYPHPLISPSKSSNRMLKCSLSAETTPYIWEHKNNGIVIAPGALYVELAFASVLETVIPKMPLSSLQLTINFQNLLVLSKSSHLLNVQLEPAEDKAAFQIQSSAAVHASGTIAYTIGPAVTEHQTIFLDIILKRCSSVIEGEQVYATLKQAGFEYGPTFRQLNDIHYGEEFKEAVATVKIPDELLSQLYEHCLHPVVLDYFLQMTSVLGFSNSTIRHGFPSAIGSIVISAPLCEEVVIYMKVTQEMPEYFEVCGCFTDQNGQLLIELKHVRMTFLEDGIKMTDSYFFHNERLPVHASSTIYSKPKAVVFEDTLGIAHALKPFLHPSSVFLSPIDVNWSASPAEQVMDLLLQSDQSAAEKILFIWSLQNLSHLKPQAVLEHLIDVCELYRQVVLAMRKCKHLHTIHVITYRSSENTVDHISPGFVLSGLTRACAAELSEISFQLIDLATVSSEDIEALVYVICSYKSAEYPEVTIRTGQVQSTVITRTPINTAAEYKGSLLSDCFTLQTANPYGMASLSATPNDSVVNLTDGKNVEVQLCRICVHSSDYFPVSISDLKFGDTIYWHEQTVQNHKLLALDFSGIVTAVGKDVRKLKVGDHIASCYPSVATSKVVLPENACYKTKKLLFLKDIPCVSYVILAWEILNSALRNVKQKKRLGLFSTVPDSALMKVLSFTANKSGWNVVMERELAGLLQNLDQCPVCVLIPPFDQSWLAQVGSSANANHIYVVCDNKDSISYPSSFFQSDSESVCFHFLKLGHIFQKAHLKTQNAYIYRWLKKMTLDKTFLSLHSNIFQVTQAKAMSHQTQDFGSYFSVKTVPLIVLGNDGTMADVSHIDLLPERKQLFTKTNVYIVSGGLSGLGFETVKFISHWGGRCIATLSRKAPSEETKLQIRSLTKRYGVRILTLQCDVSKSDQVLEAITIIGHRFPSCPIKGVFHSAAVLHDGLLETLDKSLFERVLRPKVNGALNLHYATLNSKVDYFVCYSSISSFTGNASQANYAAANSFLDTLCHYRRNIGLAGQSINWGPLKLGLLLDKEDFQAFLEAKGLMIMEVPEIHEALKHCLLENRPQQVVCKFNFRNLRNNVLSQNASLKVRLTALVEKDLESRIVNEPRKNLQSSFDDYVRRMLSNICNVDADELKDETVLATVGIDSMMAMTMQNRMFQETGVNIPLVTLLDPNNTVSSLITLFKESRDGCKNDAYL; the protein is encoded by the exons ATGGATGACGACATAGCTGTAGTTGGCATTGGGTGTAACTTCCCAGGAG GTGAGGGTCTTGACAACTTCTGGACAGTTCTTGTTAATGGGAGAAATTGTGCTGTGGAGATTCCAGAGGAGAGATTTGACGTATCACATTGGTATGATCCTGATGACAGTGTCCTGGGGAAAACACAGACTACTAAAGCTGCTTTCATAGATGG GTTCAATGATTTTGATCACAAGTTTTTTGGCATCTCTGAGGATGAGGCTAACTTCATGGATCCCCAGCAGAAACTCCTTCTACAATGTTCCTATAGAGCACTGGAGGATTCTGGGATTCCCATGGAGAAAGTCAGTGGCTCCAGAACAGGAGTTTACATTG ggCTCATGAACAGAGACTATGAAACCATATTGAATAACAGTCCTGGTACAATAAACCACTTTAATGGCACAGGGACAGCTATGAGTATAGCTGCCAACAGGATATCCTATACTTTCAACCTCACTGGGCCTTCGTTTGCCATTGACAGTGCCTGCTCATCCTCCTTGGTTGCACTCCATTCTGCTTGTCAGGCTATAAGGCAAG GTGATTGTGAGATGGCTCTTTGTGGAGGTGTTAGCTGTATTCTTGAGCCACGGGTCTTTGTGGCTCTGAGCAAAGCGAAAATGATCTCACCTGGAGGTACCAGTAAACCATTCTCCAATACAGCAGATGGATATGGAAGAGGAGAAGGTTGTGGTATACTTCTGTTAAAGCCTCTGAAAAAA GCTCTCCATGATGTTGACCACATTTGGGGCATTATATGCAAAACTGCAGTAAACCAGGATGGTCATGCTGTTACGCCAATGACAAAGCCATCTATGGTCCAGCAGGAGGAGCTGCTCAACAGAATCTACTCTGCAGAGACCTACCGCTCTGATGTCCAGTACATAGAGGCTCATGGGACTGGGACTCCAGTGGGAGATCCAATAGAAGCAGGTAGCATTTCCAATGTCATTGCCAAGGCAAGACCTGCAGGTTTTGGGCCGCTCTGTATCGGCTCTGTTAAGAGTAACATTGGGCACACAGAATCTGCTGCTGGAGTGGCGGGACTCATTAAGGTTCTCCTAATGATGAAACATGAAACAATTGTTCCTTCCGTGTTCTACTCAGAGGAAAGCTCAGGTATCGATTCTAAAGCTCTCAATCTAAGAGTTCCCACCAAAGCAGAGAAATGGCATTGTACTGGTTCCCTCGGCAGGGTGGCAGGAATAAATAGTTTTGGATTTGGTGGCACGAATGCACATGCCATCATCAGGGAATATACACATGCTACGACCTTTAATTTAAACAATCTGAATTCAAGGAAATTGTTTCCATTGTCTGCTGCCACAAGTAAGTCTCTTGAGATGTGTATAGCTGATACATATCAAAGGATTAGTACAGACACCAAAACTGACATAAGAACTCTTTTGTATACATCAGCATGCAGAAGAAGTCACATGAAACATAAGTATAGGAAAGTGTTTGTTGCAGCATCTCTTTCAGATCTGGAGGAACAGCTGAAATCTAACCTGAACAAAGAAATTGTTCCGGCAAAATCAGACCTCAGGGTAGTTTTTATCTTTTGTGGAAACGGCGTCTCTTACAGAGGCATGTGCAAGCAACTTCTTAGAGAAGAGCCAATTTTTAGAGAAAAAGTCATGGAGATTGAAAACGTCTTTCAGAATTACAGAGGCCTAAGCATTTTGCAGAAGATCAACAGCTTTGACAATGATGATTTCTCAAAACCAGACGTTGTGCAGCCCCTTCTTTTTGCTACTCAGGTTGCCATCGCTTACCTGCTAAAGCACTGGGGTGTTAGACCTACTGCTGTTCTTGGGCACTCCATGGGAGAGGTTGCTGCTGCCCATTGCTCTGGGCTGTTGTCTCTTGAGGATGCAGTGAAGGTTATCTACTATCGGAGTGTTCTGCAATGCAAAGTCACTGGAGGCAAAATGTTGGTTGTTGGCAATATAGCTGTGCCAGACATTTTGAAACTTCTTCCAACATACCGAGGGAAGGTTTGCTTAGCTGCTGTGAACAGTCCAGTGTCATGCGTACTATCAGGTGAGAAAGATGCAGTTGAAAGTGTGTACCAAATGTTAAAGACCACATTTACGGCCAAGAACCTGTTCCTTCATGTCTTGGAGGTCCCCGCTGCTTACCATAGCCATATGATGAATCCAATACTGAGTCGCATTAAAGACAGCATAGGGTCTTTAAATGAACATGAAATGGAATGTGAGCTGTTTTCCACAGTGACTGGAAAGACTTGCTGCCCTGGAGACTTTGTAACTGGGGATTACTGGGCAAGAAATATCCGAAACCCAGTTGCATTTGAGCAAGCCGTGAAAGCTGTGGCCAACAATCAGAAGACTATAATCTTTGTTGAGATTGGCCCAAGAAGAGCTCTGCAGAGAAACATTGTGGAGACTCTAGGAAATGACACATTAGTGCTTTCCTCAGTCCAGCCAGACAAAGATCATGATACACTGCTTACGACTGTGTCCAAACTCTGGGAGCTGGGAGTATGTGTAAACTGGGATCAGTTCTACAGTGGCTTTGAATCCCCACCAACTTCTTACCCCAAGTATCAGTTTGACTGCCTTAAGAAAGAGGTGTATTTTGAAGACGTAAGACAAGGTCATAAAGTGATGTCTCGCTATCCTCATCCACTAATAAGTCCCAGTAAAAGCAGCAACAGAATGCTCAAATGCAGTCTGTCAGCAGAAACCACTCCCTACATTTGGGAGCACAAGAACAATGGCATAGTCATTGCTCCAGGTGCCCTGTATGTTGAACTGGCTTTTGCCTCAGTTCTTGAAACTGTAATCCCAAAGATGCCCCTCTCCTCACTTCAGCTCACTATCAACTTTCAGAACTTACTCGTTCTTAGTAAGAGCTCACATTTGCTAAACGTGCAGCTTGAGCCAGCAGAGGATAAGGCTGCTTTTCAGATACAGTCCTCTGCTGCAGTGCATGCCTCAGGTACTATCGCTTATACAATAGGACCAGCGGTAACTGAGCACCAAACCATTTTCTTGGATATCATTTTGAAGCGATGTTCATCAGTCATTGAAGGGGAGCAGGTCTATGCCACTCTTAAACAGGCAGGATTTGAATATGGGCCCACTTTTCGACAGCTAAATGACATCCACTATGGGGAGGAATTCAAAGAAGCAGTGGCCACTGTAAAGATCCCAGATGAACTGCTTAGCCAGCTATATGAGCACTGCTTGCATCCAGTTGTATTGGATTATTTTCTGCAGATGACCTCTGTTTTAGGCTTCAGTAACAGCACCATTAGACACGGATTTCCCTCTGCAATTGGCAGCATAGTAATATCTGCGCCTCTGTGTGAAGAAGTGGTCATCTATATGAAGGTTACTCAGGAGATGCCAGAATACTTTGAGGTGTGTGGTTGTTTCACAGACCAAAACGGACAACTCTTGATTGAACTGAAGCATGTCAGAATGACATTTCTAGAAGACGGTATAAAAATGACTGATTCATACTTCTTTCATAATGAAAGACTCCCTGTTCATGCCAGTTCCACCATTTACAGCAAGCCAAAAGCTGTTGTCTTTGAGGATACTTTAGGTATTGCTCATGCTTTGAAGCCATTCCTGCATCCTTCATCAGTGTTTTTGTCTCCTATTGATGTAAACTGGTCAGCTTCACCAGCAGAGCAGGTTATGGATTTGCTACTGCAATCAGATCAAAGTGCAGCAGAGAAAATTCTGTTTATCTGGAGCCTTCAAAATCTCAGCCACCTAAAACCCCAGGCAGTTTTAGAACACTTGATTGATGTCTGTGAGCTGTACCGTCAAGTTGTTTTGGCTATGAGGAAATGCAAGCATTTGCACACTATTCATGTCATAACGTACAGATCATCTGAGAACACTGTTGATCACATTAGTCCTGGATTTGTGCTATCTGGTCTGACCAGGGCCTGTGCTGCTGAGTTGTCGGAAATCTCTTTTCAACTTATAGACCTTGCCACAGTGTCAAGTGAGGACATAGAGGCATTAGTTTATGTAATTTGCTCCTATAAAAGTGCAGAGTACCCAGAAGTTACGATAAGAACAGGCCAGGTTCAATCAACAGTGATAACACGTACACCCATTAACACCGCAGCAGAATACAAGGGCTCTTTACTATCGGACTGCTTCACCCTACAGACAGCCAATCCCTATGGGATGGCTTCTTTGTCAGCCACACCCAATGATAGTGTAGTTAATCTCACTGATGGAAAAAACGTAGAGGTCCAGCTCTGTAGAATTTGTGTGCATTCCTCAGACTACTTTCCAGTTAGCATATCGGACTTGAAATTTGGTGACACAATATACTGGCATGAGCAGACTGTTCAGAACCACAAACTTTTAGCTCTCGACTTCAGCGGCATTGTCACAGCTGTGGGGAAAGACGTTAGAAAACTGAAAGTTGGAGACCATATTGCCTCTTGTTACCCCAGCGTAGCAACCTCCAAAGTTGTCCTTCCAGAAAATGCTTGCTACAAAACGAAGAAACTTCTGTTTTTGAAGGACATTCCCTGCGTTTCTTACGTTATACTTGCGTGGGAGATTTTGAACAGTGCTTTACGAAACGTCAAGCAAAAGAAGAGATTGGGCCTTTTCTCCACAGTTCCAGACTCCGCTCTGATGAAGGTCTTATCCTTCACAGCAAACAAGTCAGGATGGAATGTTGTGATGGAGAGGGAACTTGCTGGACTCCTCCAAAATTTAGACCAGTGTCCTGTTTGTGTTCTGATACCACCTTTTGATCAGTCATGGTTAGCACAAGTGGGCAGTTCTGCCAATGCAAACCATATTTATGTTGTCTGTGACAACAAGGACTCTATATCCTACCCATCAAGCTTTTTTCAGAGTGATAGTGAGAGTGTTTGCTTCCACTTTCTTAAGTTGGGTCACATTTTCCAAAAGGCTCATCTCAAGACCCAGAATGCTTACATATACAGATGGCTAAAAAAGATGACATTAGACAAGACATTTCTATCCTTACACAGCAACATTTTTCAGGTCACCCAAGCTAAAGCCATGAGTCACCAGACTCAGGATTTTGGGTCTTATTTCAGTGTGAAAACTGTGCCCTTGATTGTTTTGGGTAATGATGGGACCATGGCTGACGTTTCTCATATTGATTTACTACCAGAACGAAAGCAGCTCTTCACAAAGACCAATGTGTACATAGTATCAGGTGGTTTGTCAGGTTTGGGATTTGAAACAGTCAAGTTTATTTCACACTGGGGTGGGAGGTGCATTGCTACACTCTCAAGAAAGGCTCCATCTGAGGAAACAAAGCTGCAGATCAGAAGCCTTACCAAAAGATATGGAGTAAGAATCCTAACTCTTCAGTGTGATGTGTCTAAATCAGACCAGGTACTAGAGGCAATCACTATTATTGGACACAGGTTCCCTTCTTGTCCAATAAAAGGAGTCTTCCACAGTGCTGCCGTGCTACACGATGGGTTACTTGAAACACTTGACAAGTCTCTCTTCGAAAGAGTCTTGCGACCTAAAGTGAATGGTGCACTGAATCTTCACTATGCCACTCTGAACAGCAAAGTCGATTACTTTGTATGCTACTCATCTATCTCCTCTTTCACTGGCAATGCTTCTCAGGCTAATTACGCAGCTGCTAACTCATTTTTAGACACTTTGTGTCACTACCGGCGTAATATTGGACTTGCTGGACAGTCTATCAATTGGGGGCCTCTCAAACTGGGTCTTTTGCTAGACAAAGAGGACTTTCAAGCATTCCTAGAGGCCAAAGGCCTGATGATCATGGAAGTGCCAGAAATCCATGAAGCTCTGAAGCACTGCTTGTTAGAGAACAGGCCTCAGCAAGTTGTGTGCAAATTCAATTTCAGAAACTTGAGGAACAATGTTCTTTCTCAAAACGCTTCTCTAAAAGTTCGACTAACAGCTTTAGTTGAGAAAGATCTTGAAAGCAGGATAGTGAATGAGCCCAGGAAAAATCTGCAGTCTTCATTTGATGATTATGTAAGACGCATGCTCAGCAACATTTGCAATGTTGATGCCGATGAGCTTAAAGATGAAACTGTCCTTGCTACAGTAGGCATTGATTCAATGATGGCCATGACAATGCAAAATCGAATGTTCCAGGAGACTGGCGTGAACATTCCACTTGTTACTTTACTTGACCCTAACAACACTGTGTCGTCACTGATAACCCTTTTCAAAGAAAGCAGAGATGGATGTAAAAATGATGCTTATCTCTAA
- the LOC140556139 gene encoding ATP-dependent zinc metalloprotease YME1L1-like isoform X2 has product MFFLTTSFQPQVTVPLTHIINALHSLKNSASSAATASVQSLQRDVSPELGLLLNKTEGQPKLNLKDLGLSELRLSETNELLNSLLPNFTPDGTSELCVRPASSRWSTSHVSTDSFFHNKHGFSHRRPGLFSSSVFHRQSSSPLQAVSTDLQWFQVWVQTRGFKTLRSKGKRLQSSYDSPPEPEGYTPVFMKGILMKDKLEAENPEEILKRKNLPEHQHDAFKTGFTEGFMNSQTLMQKTQESNKRTRLILLVALLLGIYGLSKTPFLSVRFRTLSGLDSALDPVQMKNVTFEHVKGVEEAKSELQDIVEFLRNPQKFTALGGKLPKGVLLVGPPGTGKTLLARAVAGEAEVPFYYASGSEFDEMFVGVGASRIRNLFKEAKANAPCVIFIDELDAVGGKRIESPMHPYSRQTINQLLAEMDGFKPNEGVIVIGATNFAEALDNALIRPGRFDMQVTVPRPDVKGRTEILNWYLKKIKVDSDVDAEIIARGTVGFSGADLENLVNQAALKAAVDEKETVTMKDLEFAKDKILMGPERRSVEIDKKNKTITAYHESGHAIVAYYTKDAMPINKATIMPRGPTLGHVSMLPENDRWSETRAQLLAQMDVSMGGRVAEELIFGDENITTGASNDFDGATRIAKMMVTRFGMSDKLGVMTYSDLSKHSPETQAAVEQEVRVLLQDSYERAKELLKKYSKEHKKLADALLTYETLDAKEIQMVLEGKSLNAR; this is encoded by the exons ATGTTCTTTTTAACCACGTCTTTTCAACCTCAG GTAACTGTGCCATTGACCCACATTATCAATGCACTGCACTCCTTGAAAAATTCAGCCAGCTCTGCTGCTACTGCGTCAGTTCAGAGTCTCCAGAGAGATGTTTCGCCAGAGCTTGGCCTGCTTCTGAACAAGACAGAAGGACAG cctaaactaaaccttaagGACCTGGGCCTGTCAGAGCTGAGACTAAGTGAAACAAATGAGCTGTTGAACAGTCTGCTGCCCAATTTTACTCCAGATGGAACTTCAGAACTCTGTGTGCGCCCTGCCTCCTCAAGATGGAGCACATCTCATGTTTCTACAGATTCCTTCTTTCACAACAAACATG GCTTCTCTCACAGAAGACCCGGACTTTTCAGTTCTTCAGTATTCCATAGACAAAGTTCCAGTCCACTTCAAGCAGTTTCCACAGATCTTCAGTGGTTCCAAG TGTGGGTCCAAACCAGAGGTTTTAAGACTCTGAGGTCCAAGGGTAAGCGACTGCAGTCTAGCTATGACAGTCCACCAGAACCAGAAGGCTACACTCCAGTTTTTATGAAG GGTATCCTCATGAAGGATAAACTTGAAGCTGAAAACCCTGAAGAAATATTAAAACGGAAGAATCTTCCTGAACATCAGCACGATGCCTTTAAGACTGGTTTCACAGAAGGCTTTATGAATTCTCAAACCTTAATGCAGAAGACACAAG AATCAAACAAGAGGACTCGACTGATTCTGCTTGTCGCTCTTCTTCTTGGCATCTATGGTTTGTcaaaaaccccatttctctcgG TGCGCTTCCGTACATTGTCTGGCCTGGATTCTGCACTTGATCCTGTCCAGATGAAGAATGTCACTTTTGAGCATGTCAAAGGTGTGGAAGAGGCAAAGAGTGAGCTTCAGGACATTGTTGAATTCCTAAGGAATCCCCAGAAATTCACTGCACTGGGTGGAAAGCTACCAAAAG GTGTCCTCCTGGTGGGCCCCCCTGGTACTGGAAAGACACTGCTTGCCAGAGCAGTGGCAGGAGAGGCAGAAGTGCCGTTTTACTATGCATCAGGATCAGAGTTCGATGAGATGTTTGTGGGTGTCGGGGCAAGTCGCATCAGGAACCTCTTCA aGGAGGCAAAAGCTAATGCCCCATGTGTAATCTTCATTGACGAGTTAGATGCTGTAGGTGGAAAAAGAATAGAGTCCCCCATGCACCCATATTCACGACAGACGATTAACCAGCTTCTTGCAGAAATGGATGG GTTTAAACCAAATGAAGGGGTCATAGTTATTGGGGCAACAAACTTTGCAGAAGCTTTGGACAA TGCTTTAATCAGACCAGGGAGGTTTGACATGCAAGTCACAGTTCCTAGACCTGATGTCAAAGGACGTACAGAGATCCTCAACTGGTACTTGAAGAAAATCAAAGTGGATTCTG ATGTGGATGCCGAAATTATTGCCAGGGGAACAGTGGGCTTCTCTGGAGCAGACCTAGAGAACTTGGTCAATCAGGCTGCGCTAAAGGCTGCTGTAGATGAAAAGGAGACCGTAACAATGAAAGACCTGGAGTTTGCTAAGGACAAAATCCTAATGG GCCCAGAACGCAGGAGTGTGGAGATTGACAAGAAAAATAAGACCATCACAGCTTACCATGAATCTGGTCATGCCATTGTGGCCTATTATACCAAAGATGCAATGCCCATCAATAAAGCCACCATCATGCCACGAGGGCCCACCCTTGGTCAT GTGTCCATGCTCCCTGAAAATGACCGGTGGAGTGAGACTCGTGCTCAGTTGTTGGCACAGATGGACGTCAGTATGGGTGGCAGGGTAGCGGAGGAGCTCATCTTTGGTGATGAAAACATTACCACTG GAGCATCAAATGATTTTGATGGAGCCACTAGAATTGCAAAGATGATGGTTACACGATTTGGAATGAGTGACAAG CTGGGAGTCATGACCTACTCTGACCTGTCCAAACATAGCCCGGAGACACAAGCTGCTGTTGAGCAGGAAGTCAGGGTGCTTCTACAG GACTCATATGAGCGTGCTAAGGAACTCCTCAAGAAATACAGCAAAGAGCATAAGAAACTGGCAGATGCGCTCCTCACGTATGAGACTCTGGATGCAAAAGAAATTCAAATGGTGCTGGAGGGCAAATCTCTGAATGCAAGATGA
- the LOC140556139 gene encoding ATP-dependent zinc metalloprotease YME1L1-like isoform X1, whose product MFFLTTSFQPQVTVPLTHIINALHSLKNSASSAATASVQSLQRDVSPELGLLLNKTEGQPKLNLKDLGLSELRLSETNELLNSLLPNFTPDGTSELCVRPASSRWSTSHVSTDSFFHNKHGFSHRRPGLFSSSVFHRQSSSPLQAVSTDLQWFQVWVQTRGFKTLRSKGKRLQSSYDSPPEPEGYTPVFMKGILMKDKLEAENPEEILKRKNLPEHQHDAFKTGFTEGFMNSQTLMQKTQESNKRTRLILLVALLLGIYGLSKTPFLSGKGSFSDTVRFRTLSGLDSALDPVQMKNVTFEHVKGVEEAKSELQDIVEFLRNPQKFTALGGKLPKGVLLVGPPGTGKTLLARAVAGEAEVPFYYASGSEFDEMFVGVGASRIRNLFKEAKANAPCVIFIDELDAVGGKRIESPMHPYSRQTINQLLAEMDGFKPNEGVIVIGATNFAEALDNALIRPGRFDMQVTVPRPDVKGRTEILNWYLKKIKVDSDVDAEIIARGTVGFSGADLENLVNQAALKAAVDEKETVTMKDLEFAKDKILMGPERRSVEIDKKNKTITAYHESGHAIVAYYTKDAMPINKATIMPRGPTLGHVSMLPENDRWSETRAQLLAQMDVSMGGRVAEELIFGDENITTGASNDFDGATRIAKMMVTRFGMSDKLGVMTYSDLSKHSPETQAAVEQEVRVLLQDSYERAKELLKKYSKEHKKLADALLTYETLDAKEIQMVLEGKSLNAR is encoded by the exons ATGTTCTTTTTAACCACGTCTTTTCAACCTCAG GTAACTGTGCCATTGACCCACATTATCAATGCACTGCACTCCTTGAAAAATTCAGCCAGCTCTGCTGCTACTGCGTCAGTTCAGAGTCTCCAGAGAGATGTTTCGCCAGAGCTTGGCCTGCTTCTGAACAAGACAGAAGGACAG cctaaactaaaccttaagGACCTGGGCCTGTCAGAGCTGAGACTAAGTGAAACAAATGAGCTGTTGAACAGTCTGCTGCCCAATTTTACTCCAGATGGAACTTCAGAACTCTGTGTGCGCCCTGCCTCCTCAAGATGGAGCACATCTCATGTTTCTACAGATTCCTTCTTTCACAACAAACATG GCTTCTCTCACAGAAGACCCGGACTTTTCAGTTCTTCAGTATTCCATAGACAAAGTTCCAGTCCACTTCAAGCAGTTTCCACAGATCTTCAGTGGTTCCAAG TGTGGGTCCAAACCAGAGGTTTTAAGACTCTGAGGTCCAAGGGTAAGCGACTGCAGTCTAGCTATGACAGTCCACCAGAACCAGAAGGCTACACTCCAGTTTTTATGAAG GGTATCCTCATGAAGGATAAACTTGAAGCTGAAAACCCTGAAGAAATATTAAAACGGAAGAATCTTCCTGAACATCAGCACGATGCCTTTAAGACTGGTTTCACAGAAGGCTTTATGAATTCTCAAACCTTAATGCAGAAGACACAAG AATCAAACAAGAGGACTCGACTGATTCTGCTTGTCGCTCTTCTTCTTGGCATCTATGGTTTGTcaaaaaccccatttctctcgGGTAAAGGCTCCTTTTCTGATACTG TGCGCTTCCGTACATTGTCTGGCCTGGATTCTGCACTTGATCCTGTCCAGATGAAGAATGTCACTTTTGAGCATGTCAAAGGTGTGGAAGAGGCAAAGAGTGAGCTTCAGGACATTGTTGAATTCCTAAGGAATCCCCAGAAATTCACTGCACTGGGTGGAAAGCTACCAAAAG GTGTCCTCCTGGTGGGCCCCCCTGGTACTGGAAAGACACTGCTTGCCAGAGCAGTGGCAGGAGAGGCAGAAGTGCCGTTTTACTATGCATCAGGATCAGAGTTCGATGAGATGTTTGTGGGTGTCGGGGCAAGTCGCATCAGGAACCTCTTCA aGGAGGCAAAAGCTAATGCCCCATGTGTAATCTTCATTGACGAGTTAGATGCTGTAGGTGGAAAAAGAATAGAGTCCCCCATGCACCCATATTCACGACAGACGATTAACCAGCTTCTTGCAGAAATGGATGG GTTTAAACCAAATGAAGGGGTCATAGTTATTGGGGCAACAAACTTTGCAGAAGCTTTGGACAA TGCTTTAATCAGACCAGGGAGGTTTGACATGCAAGTCACAGTTCCTAGACCTGATGTCAAAGGACGTACAGAGATCCTCAACTGGTACTTGAAGAAAATCAAAGTGGATTCTG ATGTGGATGCCGAAATTATTGCCAGGGGAACAGTGGGCTTCTCTGGAGCAGACCTAGAGAACTTGGTCAATCAGGCTGCGCTAAAGGCTGCTGTAGATGAAAAGGAGACCGTAACAATGAAAGACCTGGAGTTTGCTAAGGACAAAATCCTAATGG GCCCAGAACGCAGGAGTGTGGAGATTGACAAGAAAAATAAGACCATCACAGCTTACCATGAATCTGGTCATGCCATTGTGGCCTATTATACCAAAGATGCAATGCCCATCAATAAAGCCACCATCATGCCACGAGGGCCCACCCTTGGTCAT GTGTCCATGCTCCCTGAAAATGACCGGTGGAGTGAGACTCGTGCTCAGTTGTTGGCACAGATGGACGTCAGTATGGGTGGCAGGGTAGCGGAGGAGCTCATCTTTGGTGATGAAAACATTACCACTG GAGCATCAAATGATTTTGATGGAGCCACTAGAATTGCAAAGATGATGGTTACACGATTTGGAATGAGTGACAAG CTGGGAGTCATGACCTACTCTGACCTGTCCAAACATAGCCCGGAGACACAAGCTGCTGTTGAGCAGGAAGTCAGGGTGCTTCTACAG GACTCATATGAGCGTGCTAAGGAACTCCTCAAGAAATACAGCAAAGAGCATAAGAAACTGGCAGATGCGCTCCTCACGTATGAGACTCTGGATGCAAAAGAAATTCAAATGGTGCTGGAGGGCAAATCTCTGAATGCAAGATGA